The Brasilonema sennae CENA114 genome includes a region encoding these proteins:
- a CDS encoding helix-turn-helix domain-containing protein, whose translation MENQSLYLTPFQRKFLLKSLVTDLRPEYRRRVEIMLLADAGESQTQICETLGCSQETARYWIAMAQAGLAHNWSDRPMGRPKTVNEEYLARLKELASHSPREYGYPFQHWTAQWLSKHLTKELGIKVSACHINRLLKEMGLSTRPKNNTTKKETSSQQNCSIRINDLPLHASPNFLSQLSLIEN comes from the coding sequence GTGGAAAACCAAAGTCTTTACCTAACACCTTTTCAGCGCAAGTTTCTGCTTAAGAGTCTAGTAACCGACTTACGTCCAGAATATCGCCGTCGTGTTGAAATCATGCTATTAGCAGATGCGGGTGAATCTCAGACACAAATCTGTGAAACTCTGGGGTGTTCTCAAGAGACTGCACGCTACTGGATTGCTATGGCACAAGCCGGGTTAGCTCATAACTGGAGCGATCGCCCGATGGGACGCCCCAAAACTGTGAATGAGGAATATCTCGCTCGCTTGAAAGAACTGGCAAGCCATAGTCCGCGTGAGTATGGCTATCCATTTCAACACTGGACAGCGCAATGGTTAAGCAAGCATCTGACAAAAGAATTGGGAATTAAAGTTAGCGCTTGCCACATTAATCGCTTGCTCAAGGAAATGGGACTTTCCACTCGACCAAAAAACAACACAACAAAGAAAGAAACTTCAAGCCAACAAAATTGCAGCATTAGGATTAATGATTTACCATTGCACGCATCACCTAATTTTTTGTCGCAATTAAGTTTGATTGAAAATTAG
- a CDS encoding peptidase domain-containing ABC transporter, whose protein sequence is MKYPIIQQHSEEDCGAACLATIAKYYGRTFTLNRVRECVGTGSRGTSLLGLSRGAEALGFNARQVKASPQLLDSLHKISLPAIIHWKGYHWVVLYGQKGKKYALADPGVGIRYLTREELIKGWGNGIMLLLEPDDSRFSEQPEDKIGGFGRFIARVLPYRNILAQAIAINIAIGLLSLVSPLMMQLLTDDVLVRGDTQLLTTVAIGVIAMNLFRSAIGLVQSHLIGHFGQRLQLGLLLEYGRKLLHLPLEYFEGRRSGEVVSRIADVHAINALVSQIVLGLPSQFFIAVVSLGLMLFYSWGLTLASLAAFVIVTGINLLFLPALRQKTRNMIVLGTENQGFLVETFRGVQVLKTTQATPQAWQEYQTNFGRLANLGWTTMKLGLYSSTITGILSNFTSIALLWLGSYLVINRTLTIGQLMAYSGLSGNFLGFLGSVIGLVDEFITAQIVIQRLTEVIDATPEDENDFKKPQVEIPGDADITCTNLNFHHAGRVDLLEDFSLTIPGGQVIALIGKSGCGKSTLAKMIAGLYSPQSGNIRYGIYNQQDLSLECLRQQVVLVPQEPHFWSRSIIDNFRFSYPHISFEQIVRACQIAGADEFISKLPDKYQTVLGEFGANLSGGQRQRLAIARAIVTEPPVLILDESTGALDPVSEAQVLDKLLYYRTGKTTIMISHRPKVIQRADWIVLLELGRVKIQGTPQELRHQRGDHLDFLDEVAPSTNNLVNGLVFPSSKSDSNGKSPAISFYNHDA, encoded by the coding sequence ATGAAATACCCAATTATCCAACAACATAGTGAAGAAGACTGTGGAGCCGCCTGCCTAGCCACCATTGCTAAATATTACGGACGCACATTTACCCTCAATCGCGTCCGGGAATGCGTAGGCACAGGTTCTAGGGGAACCTCCCTATTGGGATTAAGCCGGGGTGCAGAAGCCCTCGGATTCAATGCCCGCCAAGTCAAAGCTTCCCCGCAATTGCTCGACTCTTTGCACAAAATTTCGCTGCCCGCCATTATACACTGGAAAGGCTACCACTGGGTCGTTTTATACGGGCAAAAGGGGAAAAAATATGCACTTGCTGATCCAGGTGTTGGCATCCGTTACCTCACCCGCGAGGAGTTAATCAAGGGTTGGGGCAATGGTATCATGCTGTTGTTAGAGCCAGATGACAGCCGCTTTAGCGAGCAACCTGAAGATAAAATTGGTGGCTTTGGACGCTTTATTGCGCGTGTTTTGCCCTATCGCAACATTTTAGCTCAAGCGATCGCCATCAATATCGCCATTGGACTGCTGTCGCTTGTCTCTCCCTTGATGATGCAACTGCTTACGGATGACGTGCTGGTGCGGGGAGATACCCAACTGCTGACGACAGTAGCAATTGGGGTCATTGCTATGAACTTATTTAGAAGTGCCATTGGTTTGGTACAATCTCACCTAATTGGTCACTTTGGCCAGCGGCTGCAATTAGGACTGCTTTTGGAATACGGTCGAAAACTCCTGCACTTGCCCCTAGAGTATTTTGAAGGACGGCGCAGTGGGGAAGTCGTTAGCCGCATTGCCGATGTTCATGCCATCAATGCCTTAGTTTCTCAAATTGTCCTCGGTTTACCCAGCCAATTTTTTATTGCCGTGGTTTCCTTGGGCTTGATGCTGTTCTACAGTTGGGGACTGACTCTGGCTTCCTTAGCCGCCTTTGTCATCGTCACAGGAATCAACCTGCTTTTTCTCCCCGCCTTGCGTCAGAAAACCCGCAACATGATTGTCTTAGGTACAGAAAACCAAGGCTTTCTCGTTGAAACTTTTCGCGGTGTCCAGGTGCTTAAAACTACCCAAGCGACTCCCCAAGCTTGGCAAGAGTATCAGACTAATTTTGGTCGTCTTGCTAACTTGGGCTGGACTACGATGAAGTTGGGGCTTTACAGCAGCACAATCACCGGTATTCTTTCCAATTTCACTAGTATTGCCTTACTTTGGTTAGGTAGCTATTTAGTGATTAATCGCACTTTAACCATCGGTCAGCTGATGGCGTATAGTGGCTTGAGTGGCAACTTTCTCGGCTTTCTGGGTTCAGTCATCGGGTTAGTTGATGAGTTTATCACCGCCCAGATTGTCATCCAACGTTTGACAGAGGTAATTGACGCCACTCCAGAAGACGAAAACGACTTTAAAAAGCCACAGGTAGAAATTCCTGGTGATGCAGATATTACCTGCACTAACCTCAACTTTCACCATGCTGGTAGAGTTGACCTTTTGGAAGATTTTTCCTTAACTATACCAGGTGGTCAAGTGATTGCCCTGATTGGTAAATCTGGCTGTGGCAAAAGTACTCTCGCCAAAATGATTGCTGGTTTATATTCTCCCCAGTCTGGTAATATCCGCTATGGCATCTATAACCAGCAAGACCTCTCCTTGGAATGTCTGCGACAGCAGGTGGTGCTTGTGCCTCAAGAACCGCACTTTTGGAGTCGCTCAATTATTGACAACTTCCGCTTCAGCTATCCCCACATATCTTTTGAACAAATTGTCAGGGCTTGCCAGATTGCAGGTGCAGATGAGTTTATCAGTAAACTGCCCGACAAGTATCAAACCGTTTTAGGAGAATTCGGCGCGAATCTCTCTGGTGGACAACGGCAGAGATTAGCCATAGCAAGAGCGATAGTTACTGAACCGCCTGTACTTATTTTAGATGAATCCACTGGCGCTCTCGACCCGGTGAGTGAAGCGCAAGTGCTAGATAAATTGCTGTACTACCGAACTGGGAAAACCACAATTATGATTAGTCATCGCCCAAAAGTGATCCAGCGAGCTGATTGGATTGTACTGCTCGAACTTGGGCGCGTGAAAATCCAAGGAACTCCCCAAGAACTACGCCATCAAAGAGGCGATCACTTAGATTTCCTAGACGAAGTTGCCCCGTCAACAAATAATTTGGTAAATGGTTTGGTGTTTCCATCCTCCAAATCTGATTCTAACGGCAAATCACCCGCAATTAGCTTTTACAACCATGATGCTTAG
- the modD gene encoding ModD protein, whose translation MSVFFSDEAIARLIQEDVPYLDLTTYGLGIGKQLGEIEFSTRHPMTISATEEAARVLEYCGAKVHYQVESGTVCQEKQLILQASGTASALHSGWRVALNLMEYASGIASRTRVLVDTAKTVNQSVSIVTTRKCFPGTRALSIKAVLAGGGFFHRLGLSETVLIFNQHLIFLGGIVGLTERMNELRRQFQEQHICVEVDTPADAWMVAQAGVDLIQFDKIAISDLEPLVLKLKQQYPNLKLAVAGGITSENIKDYASTGVDILVTSSPYFGKPCDIAVKMRLLPNP comes from the coding sequence ATGAGTGTTTTCTTCTCAGATGAGGCGATCGCTAGGTTAATTCAGGAAGATGTTCCTTACCTAGATTTGACAACTTACGGACTTGGCATTGGCAAGCAGCTTGGTGAAATCGAGTTTTCTACCCGTCATCCGATGACCATTAGCGCTACTGAAGAAGCTGCCAGAGTATTAGAATATTGTGGTGCTAAAGTTCATTATCAAGTGGAAAGTGGTACAGTCTGCCAGGAAAAGCAATTAATTCTTCAAGCTAGTGGCACTGCGAGCGCTTTGCATAGTGGCTGGAGAGTTGCTTTGAATTTGATGGAATATGCTTCTGGCATTGCTTCGCGTACCAGAGTATTGGTAGATACTGCTAAAACAGTAAATCAGTCTGTTTCTATTGTGACTACTCGCAAGTGTTTTCCAGGTACTAGAGCGCTTTCCATCAAAGCAGTTCTAGCTGGTGGGGGCTTTTTTCATCGCTTAGGATTATCTGAAACAGTTTTAATCTTTAACCAACACCTGATATTCCTGGGAGGTATAGTTGGGCTAACTGAGCGTATGAATGAACTGCGACGACAGTTTCAAGAACAACATATTTGCGTTGAAGTAGATACACCAGCAGATGCCTGGATGGTTGCTCAAGCAGGTGTAGATTTAATTCAGTTTGATAAAATTGCGATCTCAGATCTTGAGCCTCTGGTTTTGAAGTTGAAGCAGCAGTATCCGAACTTAAAACTAGCAGTGGCTGGTGGTATTACCTCTGAAAATATAAAGGATTATGCTAGCACTGGTGTAGATATTTTAGTCACAAGTTCACCGTACTTCGGTAAACCGTGCGATATTGCAGTCAAAATGAGGTTGCTTCCAAATCCTTAA
- a CDS encoding TolC family protein: MQKPSNQDSQRQNQREHQFLRTVNFLLLNVVVVSTVIVGTARILTPILKSQKILQPAVSVEPAVKRLIVQPVAGENIKHQSKDNQQLSKGEAIVLPLKNPSETPTEWKRPQQTQSEKPTHYASKMPTVNANTPITHSQPQSQNNQLLVKSWKLNDATRSPSEALHSVESQVAFTSPSTSRSHKEPENDRREALAIPTPEMKDSVSGKAFPSSTWEREDTRKEDTRTQRLESKETKGHEERGHRDISASSRLPTPPNFPSKQETQPMLPRKQSNFRAGASFLASPSLSLSMSSQPLHHVFSQTPQVPRQNLTSYQNQISKVEQANTVTQSSLKQSQPKPLPKVRPVALKLSDVVVLALQNNRSIKNAYLERIAQKQDLAVEEDKFAPDFTPTLSTSMASSGSGASTTTTNEVGLEAKMKIPTGGELSFGLTANALTPKITFNQPLLRGAGIDVNTASIKTARLTEKSNVLGLKSTLTNTITDAIIQYLNLLRAQERVKIEQLSLKSAQELLEINQALIEAGRLAPVDIIQSQTAIANRQVSLVAAQNNLESTKLALLQILDIDQNTNIMAAEVPKASPVTLDANKLRQLALLSQPEYLQAQLNLDKAKLDLLQAKNNRRWDLGLNVSYDNTGDNATPDVRAGLSFSKTLGDLTPEQRFQRSRVNQLQAENNLNDQRESLEIQVTDRIRDANLSFSQVQLARQARESSERQLEIEREKQRLGRGSGVFEIVSLENSLVEARNAELNATIEYLNALTNLDKTVGTTLDTWQVTIESNKK; encoded by the coding sequence ATGCAGAAGCCATCTAACCAAGACTCTCAACGTCAAAACCAACGCGAGCATCAATTTCTCCGAACCGTTAACTTCTTGTTACTTAATGTGGTCGTTGTTTCAACTGTAATTGTGGGTACAGCTCGTATTCTCACCCCAATTTTGAAATCCCAAAAGATACTTCAACCAGCAGTCAGCGTTGAGCCAGCTGTCAAACGGTTAATCGTTCAACCTGTGGCTGGTGAAAACATCAAACACCAAAGCAAAGACAATCAGCAACTTAGCAAGGGTGAGGCGATTGTCTTACCTTTGAAAAACCCTTCGGAAACTCCTACAGAGTGGAAACGCCCACAGCAAACTCAGAGCGAAAAACCGACACACTACGCTTCAAAAATGCCAACGGTAAACGCGAACACACCCATAACTCATTCCCAACCTCAGAGCCAAAACAACCAACTGCTTGTTAAAAGTTGGAAGTTAAATGACGCTACGCGATCGCCCTCTGAAGCGCTGCACTCCGTGGAATCGCAAGTCGCCTTTACATCACCCTCAACCTCTCGTTCACACAAAGAACCAGAAAATGACAGACGAGAGGCTTTGGCGATACCTACGCCAGAAATGAAAGATTCTGTCTCTGGTAAAGCATTCCCAAGTTCCACCTGGGAACGAGAAGATACGAGAAAAGAGGACACGAGGACGCAAAGACTAGAAAGCAAAGAGACAAAAGGACACGAGGAAAGAGGACACAGAGATATCTCTGCGTCATCACGTCTTCCCACCCCACCAAATTTCCCTTCAAAACAGGAGACTCAGCCGATGTTGCCCCGCAAGCAGAGTAACTTTAGGGCGGGTGCGTCTTTTCTCGCGTCACCGAGTCTCTCCCTCTCCATGTCATCACAGCCGCTTCACCATGTCTTCTCTCAAACGCCTCAAGTACCACGACAGAATCTAACTTCGTATCAGAACCAAATTTCAAAAGTAGAACAAGCAAATACAGTAACTCAAAGTAGTCTGAAACAGAGTCAACCCAAACCATTACCAAAAGTACGTCCTGTTGCACTAAAGCTCTCTGATGTTGTCGTCTTGGCTTTGCAAAACAATAGATCTATAAAAAACGCATATCTCGAAAGAATAGCTCAAAAACAAGACTTGGCAGTGGAAGAAGATAAATTTGCTCCTGACTTTACACCTACCCTGTCAACGTCGATGGCATCATCCGGCTCAGGTGCAAGCACAACAACGACTAATGAAGTCGGTCTTGAGGCAAAAATGAAGATTCCCACCGGGGGGGAACTGAGTTTTGGCTTGACAGCTAACGCTCTAACGCCAAAGATAACTTTTAATCAACCTCTACTAAGAGGAGCTGGAATCGATGTAAACACAGCTTCGATTAAGACGGCTCGACTTACTGAAAAGAGTAACGTCTTGGGTTTAAAATCGACATTGACAAACACCATTACGGATGCTATAATACAATACCTGAATTTACTCCGCGCTCAGGAACGGGTAAAAATTGAGCAGCTTTCGCTGAAAAGTGCTCAAGAACTTCTGGAAATAAACCAAGCTCTGATTGAGGCGGGTAGGTTGGCACCGGTTGACATTATCCAAAGTCAGACAGCGATCGCTAATCGACAAGTCAGCTTGGTGGCTGCTCAAAATAATCTTGAGTCAACAAAGTTAGCTCTACTTCAGATTCTTGACATTGATCAAAACACTAATATTATGGCTGCAGAAGTTCCAAAGGCGTCACCCGTGACTCTAGACGCGAACAAACTTCGGCAATTAGCGCTCTTAAGTCAGCCAGAATATTTGCAGGCACAGCTAAACCTGGACAAAGCTAAACTTGACCTGTTGCAGGCAAAAAATAACAGACGCTGGGACTTGGGTTTGAATGTCAGCTATGACAATACAGGAGACAACGCAACACCAGACGTGAGAGCCGGACTAAGTTTTAGCAAAACATTGGGCGATCTCACACCGGAACAGAGGTTTCAGCGCAGCCGAGTTAACCAATTGCAAGCGGAAAACAATTTGAACGATCAGCGTGAAAGTTTAGAAATTCAGGTAACAGATAGGATTAGAGATGCTAATTTGAGTTTCTCTCAGGTGCAACTTGCCCGACAAGCGAGGGAGTCTTCGGAACGACAACTAGAGATTGAACGAGAAAAGCAGCGATTAGGCAGAGGATCTGGAGTTTTTGAAATTGTGAGTTTGGAAAATAGTTTGGTAGAAGCAAGAAACGCAGAACTTAATGCAACTATTGAATATCTCAACGCTTTGACGAACCTTGATAAAACTGTAGGAACCACATTAGATACCTGGCAGGTAACAATTGAGAGCAATAAGAAATGA
- a CDS encoding glutathione S-transferase family protein gives MLSNSLTGNKKPFRLITIPVSHYCEKVRWALTKLKVPYIEEPHLPLFHLLATGRVGGKSTPVLITEASTFTDSTEILRYLDKVAPDNAKLYPTHPDSRRQVEQLEDLFDEQLGPATRRWIYFHTMNNSKLMQRTWCNGVPFVEGVLFPVVFPIVRSIVRQKLNITQESDAQDYEQIKSIFKQVSELLADGRTYLVGNSFSAADLTFAALATPVVRPPEHPMSSASLEELPSKMVSEIKKFRETPAGAFALRLYHDRNY, from the coding sequence ATGTTGTCTAATTCCCTGACTGGTAATAAAAAACCCTTTCGTCTGATTACAATTCCTGTCAGTCATTATTGTGAAAAAGTAAGATGGGCACTTACAAAACTGAAAGTTCCTTACATTGAAGAGCCTCATCTACCACTATTTCATCTATTAGCAACTGGTCGAGTTGGTGGAAAATCAACTCCTGTTCTTATTACTGAAGCTAGTACTTTCACTGATTCAACTGAGATCTTACGTTACCTAGACAAAGTTGCCCCTGATAACGCTAAGTTATACCCCACTCACCCTGACTCACGGCGACAAGTAGAACAACTAGAAGATTTATTTGACGAGCAACTTGGACCTGCTACACGCCGTTGGATTTATTTTCACACCATGAATAACTCCAAGTTGATGCAACGTACATGGTGTAATGGTGTGCCTTTTGTTGAAGGAGTATTATTTCCAGTCGTTTTTCCTATTGTCCGCTCAATTGTTCGGCAGAAACTAAACATAACTCAAGAGTCTGATGCACAAGATTACGAACAAATCAAGAGCATTTTTAAGCAAGTGAGCGAATTATTGGCAGATGGACGTACTTATTTAGTTGGAAACAGCTTTTCTGCTGCTGATCTCACCTTTGCGGCGCTTGCTACTCCCGTTGTTAGACCACCAGAACATCCAATGAGTTCTGCTAGCTTGGAGGAATTGCCATCCAAAATGGTATCTGAGATTAAGAAATTCCGCGAAACCCCAGCAGGAGCTTTTGCACTGCGTCTTTATCACGATAGAAATTATTAA
- the panB gene encoding 3-methyl-2-oxobutanoate hydroxymethyltransferase, which translates to MKKDSAYLLAKKQNHQKIVALTAYDYPTALLQDRAGVDVIFVGDSVGTNILGYDSEQEVTMDDIVHHLKAVRRGTSQAYILADLPYASYETPKQALENARKLLANGADIIKLEGVREEIVKHLIKHDINVCGHLGLLPQTQQQKKVQGKSFEQAKELIEGALTLERIGISVLLLELIPEELGQIITEKVSIPTIGIGSGRFTDGQVLIVNDILGITPRKLKLATKYQDYQTLTLQAIEQYKQEVEQKIFPSDENVQHMVQEELQNFIQWVKQSL; encoded by the coding sequence ATGAAAAAAGACTCAGCTTACTTGCTCGCCAAAAAGCAAAATCATCAGAAAATAGTAGCACTCACAGCGTATGACTATCCTACTGCGCTGCTGCAAGATAGAGCTGGAGTAGATGTCATTTTTGTTGGTGACAGTGTAGGAACTAACATCTTAGGTTATGACAGTGAACAGGAAGTCACGATGGATGACATTGTCCATCATCTTAAAGCTGTTCGACGAGGAACATCGCAAGCATATATTCTTGCTGATTTGCCTTATGCTTCTTATGAAACTCCAAAACAAGCTTTAGAGAATGCCAGAAAACTTTTAGCAAATGGAGCCGATATCATTAAGTTAGAAGGTGTTCGAGAAGAAATTGTCAAGCATCTAATTAAGCATGATATAAATGTATGTGGTCATCTTGGCTTACTTCCACAAACTCAACAACAGAAGAAAGTACAAGGAAAAAGCTTTGAACAAGCTAAAGAATTAATTGAAGGTGCGCTAACCCTAGAAAGAATTGGGATATCTGTACTCTTACTTGAACTTATTCCTGAAGAGCTAGGTCAAATAATCACAGAAAAAGTCAGCATACCCACGATTGGCATTGGTTCAGGTCGGTTTACTGATGGACAAGTTCTCATTGTTAACGACATTTTAGGAATCACACCTCGTAAACTTAAACTAGCAACAAAGTATCAAGATTACCAAACTCTAACTCTTCAAGCAATAGAACAGTACAAACAAGAAGTTGAGCAAAAGATATTTCCATCAGACGAAAATGTTCAACACATGGTGCAAGAAGAATTACAAAATTTCATTCAATGGGTAAAGCAAAGTTTATGA
- a CDS encoding HlyD family efflux transporter periplasmic adaptor subunit, protein MLSHSNSDSLPLIEENGFLPPIGRWTTVGGMVMLSFMGIAIALASVTQYKVTIKAQANFRPAGELRIVQAATEGPVMGVRVKENQVVKKGDIIATIDDSKLQTKKSQLQTNIQQSQLQIVQLNAQISALNNQMRADSDRVNRVVAAARSELQYKSRDYQDKQITTVADVAEAEANVKIAQRELQKGEAELRTASANLKSTLAALSAARSKRNRYQSVAKVGALSWNQFEEAQLAADQQEQAVEAQKAIIEAQQQTIERLQQAVSAAVARKERAASALNPSHAEVAIAESRIAQEKASGEVNFATLDKERKALIQQQIEIHKQRERDARELQQVEIDLKQTAITATAGGIISKLNLRNSGQTVRPGEEIAQIVPSDAPIVVKAAVALEDKSKLKEGQKVLVRVSACPYPDYGTLKGKVKAISPDAFTPQANGATAGTSPTAASQKAAVVAFYEVTIEPESLGLYNGKKQCSIQLGMEGTADIISKEETVLQFFLRKARLIADV, encoded by the coding sequence ATGCTTAGCCACTCCAACTCAGATTCTCTTCCCCTAATTGAAGAAAACGGTTTTCTACCACCTATTGGTCGTTGGACGACGGTTGGGGGAATGGTTATGCTTAGTTTTATGGGAATAGCGATCGCTCTTGCTTCTGTTACCCAATACAAAGTTACCATCAAAGCACAGGCTAACTTCCGTCCTGCTGGTGAATTGCGGATTGTTCAAGCTGCAACAGAAGGTCCTGTTATGGGTGTCAGAGTCAAAGAGAATCAAGTTGTCAAAAAAGGAGACATCATTGCCACTATCGACGACTCGAAGCTGCAAACGAAAAAGAGTCAACTGCAAACCAACATCCAGCAGAGCCAGTTACAAATCGTTCAACTGAATGCTCAAATTAGCGCCCTGAATAACCAGATGAGAGCCGATAGCGATCGCGTTAACCGTGTTGTTGCTGCTGCTCGTTCTGAACTACAATACAAAAGCCGAGACTATCAAGACAAGCAAATTACTACCGTTGCGGACGTAGCAGAAGCCGAGGCAAATGTCAAGATAGCTCAGAGAGAATTGCAAAAAGGTGAGGCAGAGTTAAGGACAGCTTCTGCAAATTTAAAGTCAACGCTAGCCGCTTTATCAGCAGCTCGATCAAAGCGGAACCGATATCAAAGTGTAGCAAAAGTTGGAGCTCTTTCTTGGAATCAATTTGAGGAAGCACAACTGGCTGCTGATCAGCAAGAACAAGCAGTGGAGGCGCAAAAAGCAATCATTGAGGCGCAACAACAAACAATTGAGCGTCTACAACAAGCAGTTTCGGCAGCCGTAGCTAGAAAGGAACGCGCTGCTTCTGCCCTGAATCCGAGTCATGCAGAAGTGGCGATCGCCGAGTCGCGGATTGCCCAAGAAAAAGCTTCGGGGGAAGTCAACTTCGCTACATTAGACAAAGAACGTAAAGCCCTCATCCAGCAACAAATTGAAATTCACAAACAACGAGAACGCGACGCCCGCGAACTCCAACAAGTGGAAATCGACCTCAAGCAGACTGCCATTACTGCCACAGCAGGCGGTATTATCTCCAAGCTAAATCTGCGAAATTCTGGTCAAACTGTACGTCCAGGAGAGGAAATCGCGCAAATAGTTCCTAGTGATGCCCCGATAGTGGTTAAGGCAGCGGTAGCACTTGAGGATAAAAGCAAGTTGAAAGAAGGACAAAAAGTACTCGTGCGGGTTTCTGCTTGTCCTTATCCAGATTACGGCACCCTAAAAGGTAAGGTCAAGGCGATCTCTCCAGATGCATTCACTCCTCAAGCAAATGGTGCAACTGCAGGAACGTCCCCCACAGCAGCAAGCCAGAAGGCGGCTGTTGTTGCTTTTTACGAGGTCACAATTGAGCCAGAAAGCCTTGGACTATATAATGGCAAAAAACAGTGTTCCATTCAATTAGGAATGGAGGGCACAGCCGATATTATTTCTAAAGAAGAGACTGTACTGCAATTCTTTTTGAGAAAGGCAAGGCTAATCGCAGACGTGTAA
- a CDS encoding glutathione S-transferase family protein: MLKFYYNPRSPMARRVWQTLLEKEILFDPILLSLNGDQLQPEYLNLNPFHHVPVIVDDGLRVIESLAILDYLEAKYPTPALLPKEAEALATVRMVQMVATHELLPKMISLISETEDSPKCLQAKEHIDKVLKFLTDCLGNSSYFGGEQLTLADIVAGCDLSLLPKLGVSFSHYPKLNDWFERLMQREAWQKTELSTEDFEKFKRVFVKLRSRKLTNKHRVHPVQEEKT; encoded by the coding sequence ATGCTCAAGTTTTACTACAACCCCCGCTCACCTATGGCTCGTCGTGTATGGCAAACTTTACTCGAAAAGGAAATTTTATTTGATCCAATTTTGTTGAGCTTAAATGGTGACCAATTGCAACCAGAGTATTTGAACCTTAACCCTTTTCATCATGTTCCAGTGATAGTTGATGACGGTTTACGAGTGATAGAATCTTTGGCAATTTTGGACTATTTAGAAGCTAAGTACCCCACACCTGCACTTTTGCCTAAAGAAGCTGAGGCGTTAGCAACAGTAAGGATGGTTCAAATGGTGGCGACACATGAGTTACTGCCAAAAATGATTTCTTTAATTTCTGAAACTGAGGATTCACCAAAATGTTTACAAGCAAAGGAACATATAGATAAAGTCCTAAAATTTTTGACAGATTGTTTAGGAAATAGTTCTTATTTTGGTGGCGAACAGTTAACTCTAGCAGATATTGTCGCTGGATGTGATTTGTCTTTATTACCTAAGTTAGGCGTTTCTTTTAGTCATTACCCCAAACTAAATGACTGGTTTGAGCGCTTGATGCAGCGAGAAGCATGGCAAAAGACGGAACTGAGTACAGAAGACTTTGAAAAATTTAAACGAGTTTTTGTAAAGCTACGTAGCCGTAAGTTGACCAACAAGCACCGGGTGCACCCGGTGCAGGAGGAGAAGACTTAG
- a CDS encoding TetR/AcrR family transcriptional regulator produces MSKGEETKEKILQQAAELFNQQGYAGSSISDIMRVTGLQKGGIYNHFKSKDELALQAFDFAIAQLRQHYLAAVGTKRHAVERLQAIFDVFHSNINNPIIKGGCPLLNTAVESDDAHPALRKRTQQAMNSWRQLFYRIIQKGIEKGEIRSTVDADQVITIIISTLEGAAMMSKLYGDSIHLERAINHLTNYIDSQLRI; encoded by the coding sequence ATGTCTAAAGGCGAAGAAACGAAAGAGAAAATTCTCCAACAAGCAGCCGAACTGTTTAATCAACAGGGGTATGCTGGCTCGTCTATTTCAGACATTATGCGTGTTACAGGATTACAGAAGGGAGGAATTTACAACCACTTCAAAAGTAAAGATGAGCTAGCACTACAGGCATTTGATTTTGCGATCGCCCAACTCAGACAACATTATTTAGCCGCAGTCGGAACAAAACGTCATGCAGTTGAGCGCCTGCAAGCTATCTTTGATGTATTTCACAGCAATATAAATAACCCAATCATAAAGGGAGGGTGTCCGCTGCTGAATACTGCTGTTGAGAGTGATGATGCTCATCCTGCTTTGCGCAAACGCACTCAACAGGCGATGAACTCTTGGCGTCAGCTATTTTATCGAATTATCCAAAAAGGAATAGAAAAAGGTGAAATTCGCTCAACAGTTGACGCTGATCAAGTTATCACCATTATTATTTCCACACTTGAGGGGGCTGCAATGATGAGCAAGCTCTATGGTGACTCAATTCATCTTGAACGAGCAATCAATCATTTGACGAATTACATCGATAGCCAATTGCGCATTTAA